The Stratiformator vulcanicus genome has a segment encoding these proteins:
- a CDS encoding DUF1559 domain-containing protein gives MKRKGFTLIELLVVIAIIAILIALLLPAVQQAREAARRTQCKNNLKQIGLALHNYHDNYKMFPAGAYATVTGTNGAWAWGTMILPFIDQAPLYDNLNAGTADPYDQANLVSEPLVLTAMRCPSDPGPTHNSIYPINAINTTMSNYVGVNSPLNAPVVAIANSTALTGVFVWGNFLSNTHQRNSIAIRDITDGTSNTLAVGERAWEYDGSAGKVNSNAGNVFMCDTTTAAGTPAEFVAVVGATGTGINADVTANADDGFNSLHVGGAQFVLADGAVKFLSENIDGVTLTNLATINDGNVVGEF, from the coding sequence ATGAAACGCAAAGGTTTTACGCTGATTGAGCTGCTGGTCGTGATCGCGATTATCGCGATCCTGATCGCGCTGCTCCTCCCCGCCGTCCAGCAGGCCCGTGAAGCGGCCCGGCGAACCCAGTGCAAGAACAATCTCAAGCAGATCGGCCTTGCCCTGCACAACTATCACGATAACTACAAGATGTTCCCGGCCGGGGCTTACGCCACCGTGACCGGCACGAACGGGGCATGGGCCTGGGGCACGATGATCCTTCCGTTCATCGATCAGGCACCGCTGTACGACAACCTCAACGCTGGCACGGCTGATCCGTATGACCAAGCGAACTTGGTTTCCGAACCACTCGTGCTGACGGCGATGCGGTGTCCGTCCGACCCCGGTCCGACGCACAACTCGATCTATCCGATCAATGCAATCAATACCACGATGTCGAACTACGTTGGGGTGAATTCGCCGCTTAACGCTCCGGTCGTGGCAATCGCTAACTCGACTGCGCTGACAGGCGTGTTCGTGTGGGGTAACTTCCTCAGCAATACACACCAACGGAATTCGATCGCGATTCGCGACATCACCGACGGAACGAGCAACACACTCGCCGTGGGTGAACGGGCTTGGGAGTACGATGGTTCGGCCGGCAAGGTTAACTCAAATGCCGGTAACGTCTTCATGTGCGATACGACTACGGCAGCTGGTACCCCGGCTGAATTTGTCGCCGTGGTCGGTGCGACAGGCACCGGCATCAACGCGGATGTCACAGCCAATGCCGATGACGGCTTCAACAGCCTTCACGTCGGTGGTGCCCAGTTCGTACTCGCGGACGGAGCGGTTAAGTTCCTGAGCGAAAACATTGATGGCGTTACGCTGACGAATCTCGCCACGATCAACGACGGCAACGTCGTCGGCGAATTCTAA
- the def gene encoding peptide deformylase, with the protein MQIVRFPHPALRFESVPVREINAGLRAIVRRMFDLMYEANGIGLAANQVGLPLRLFIINPTGDRDVGDQEFVFINPQILKRNGSEAAEEGCLSLPSIYGDVRRAERISVEAFDLKGRSFRLDLEELHARVVQHEYDHIDGVIFPDRMTDDDRSEITEQLAAMETVFREAQTSGELPSDEELLAEIQAMADGKHALPTV; encoded by the coding sequence ATGCAAATTGTCCGCTTTCCCCATCCCGCTCTACGTTTTGAATCGGTCCCCGTGCGTGAGATCAACGCCGGGCTGCGTGCCATCGTCCGGCGGATGTTCGACTTGATGTATGAAGCCAACGGCATCGGCTTGGCCGCCAATCAGGTCGGATTGCCGTTGCGGCTGTTCATCATCAACCCCACCGGCGATCGGGATGTGGGGGACCAGGAGTTCGTTTTCATCAATCCGCAAATTCTCAAGCGGAACGGTTCCGAGGCGGCCGAAGAAGGTTGCCTGAGTCTGCCGAGCATTTACGGCGACGTTCGCCGGGCTGAGCGGATCTCCGTGGAAGCGTTCGATTTGAAAGGTCGCTCGTTCCGGCTCGACCTCGAGGAGCTTCACGCCCGGGTCGTGCAGCACGAATACGATCACATTGACGGCGTGATCTTTCCCGACCGGATGACCGACGACGATCGGTCGGAGATCACGGAACAACTCGCCGCGATGGAAACCGTGTTTCGCGAAGCACAAACGAGCGGCGAACTGCCCTCGGATGAGGAATTGCTCGCCGAGATCCAAGCGATGGCCGACGGTAAGCACGCACTCCCGACGGTGTAG
- the trhA gene encoding PAQR family membrane homeostasis protein TrhA, whose amino-acid sequence MSQSISVYESGSLFVRPERLNQITHAFGFALTIPAAIALVSSAVVHSDAATAIGCLVYSITLCGTYLASTLSHSFDDRPAVKDMWRVIDQVFIFSLIAGSYTPFAIVHAPHTAGIAALIAMWVLCIGGMIMRIVRRGKPLTAAEVGYCLMIGWVPLVTLPEIMSTGGIPGFSLVIAGGVLYTGGTFFLMNDHRHPAMHAVWHLCTIGGGMCHYFFLLLFTAA is encoded by the coding sequence ATGAGTCAATCAATTTCGGTGTACGAATCGGGCTCCCTGTTTGTCCGACCCGAGCGATTGAATCAGATTACCCATGCCTTCGGCTTCGCCCTGACGATTCCGGCGGCCATTGCCCTTGTCAGTTCCGCGGTCGTCCATAGTGACGCGGCAACCGCCATCGGTTGCCTCGTGTACTCGATCACGCTGTGCGGCACCTACCTGGCCTCAACGCTGTCGCACAGTTTCGACGATCGCCCTGCCGTTAAAGACATGTGGCGGGTGATCGACCAGGTCTTCATTTTCAGCTTGATCGCCGGGTCTTACACGCCATTCGCGATCGTCCACGCGCCTCACACCGCGGGGATCGCGGCGCTGATAGCGATGTGGGTTCTCTGCATCGGCGGGATGATTATGCGGATCGTCAGGCGTGGCAAACCGCTGACGGCTGCGGAGGTCGGATATTGTCTGATGATCGGTTGGGTTCCGCTGGTGACCCTGCCGGAAATCATGTCGACCGGCGGCATCCCCGGCTTCTCGCTCGTCATCGCCGGCGGCGTCCTCTACACGGGCGGAACGTTCTTTCTGATGAATGATCACCGCCATCCCGCCATGCACGCCGTGTGGCACCTTTGCACGATCGGCGGAGGCATGTGCCACTACTTCTTCCTGTTGCTGTTTACCGCGGCGTGA
- the fmt gene encoding methionyl-tRNA formyltransferase: MRIIFFGSGSFGLPTLHALIRCEHEVVAVVTQPDKTGRGHHRHVNPIKEAANEAGLTLLQPANVNDDDSLNELRELKAELFITASYGQLLKQPFLDLPPRGTINLHASLLPKYRGAAPIHYAIWSGETQTGITIFQVVKKLDAGDMLAKVTTPIGPHETTGDLFDRLADLAAPLTLEVIDGIAQGTLTPEPQNEAEVTFARSLRKEQGQIDWSKSAAEVDCHIRAMQPWPGPFTFLRIDDREPERIVMTAVEPLDFTTHEALPGAMRISDDGELFVACGRETEVRVEKLKPAGKREMTATEFTRGRSLSQATFL, encoded by the coding sequence ATGCGCATCATTTTCTTCGGCAGCGGCTCGTTCGGATTGCCGACTCTCCATGCGCTGATTCGCTGCGAGCATGAGGTCGTCGCGGTCGTCACGCAGCCCGATAAGACCGGTCGAGGACATCATCGGCACGTCAATCCGATCAAAGAAGCGGCCAACGAGGCCGGTCTTACTTTGCTGCAGCCGGCGAACGTCAACGACGATGACTCGCTGAATGAGCTTCGGGAACTGAAGGCCGAGTTGTTTATCACGGCCTCTTACGGGCAGTTGCTCAAGCAGCCGTTTCTTGACCTTCCGCCGCGTGGGACGATCAATCTTCATGCTTCACTGCTGCCGAAATATCGAGGGGCCGCGCCGATTCACTACGCGATTTGGTCTGGCGAAACGCAGACCGGCATCACGATTTTTCAGGTCGTCAAGAAGCTCGACGCCGGCGACATGCTGGCGAAGGTGACCACCCCGATCGGTCCGCACGAAACGACCGGCGACCTGTTCGATCGGCTGGCTGACCTTGCTGCTCCACTCACACTTGAGGTCATTGACGGCATCGCCCAGGGCACGCTGACGCCGGAACCTCAAAATGAGGCGGAGGTGACGTTCGCCCGCTCGCTTCGCAAAGAACAGGGGCAGATTGACTGGTCGAAGTCGGCGGCCGAGGTCGATTGCCACATCCGGGCGATGCAGCCTTGGCCGGGGCCGTTTACATTCTTGCGAATCGACGATCGCGAACCCGAGCGGATCGTGATGACGGCGGTCGAGCCACTCGACTTCACGACACACGAGGCATTGCCCGGTGCGATGCGAATCAGCGACGACGGCGAACTATTCGTCGCCTGCGGTCGCGAAACGGAGGTCCGTGTCGAAAAGCTTAAGCCCGCCGGCAAGCGAGAAATGACGGCAACAGAATTTACTCGCGGCCGAAGCCTGAGCCAGGCCACGTTTTTGTGA
- a CDS encoding serine/threonine-protein kinase, which yields MPTEHNDLHRPDTEAILDAISRGESPTGLDDGAEISGGPNETTLSDARFDHASASPADSQDLPYDATFVVPQPDESEHPVFVRKQERDLAFALAAIHSGALAENELTRVIDEWTIHGSETLAEFVARKGLIAEERRDEVDALAQQRLQQVLATLPDDQWGMSSGESCRIKLSMIDPRGRLTKLLGIAATGTWLLEDVPRVLFARYSLIRKLGQGGLGTVWLARDQNLQRYVAIKEINSSGQHDVTALARFRREAEITGRLEHPGIVPIYQFGWDEETRRVFYVMRFLGKQTLQDAINEYHERLESGDQNRMSIHNLLTAFVSVCQAIAHAHSRKVIHRDLKPDNVALDSFGQVVLLDWGLAKINDETGVYDGAGEIEPADIHDSGTSLAAQVVGTPSYMAPEQAAGRHEDIDERTDVYGLGAILYTILTGVAPHETTIRGSRSRLTISELLTAIVRDPTPSPRDFNPSLPRELDAICRKAMAKKRFMRYPSAVALAEDVQRWMAGEAVSAISDAPFQKLRRWSTANRRSSQSLMGVLTVAFIAIICLSMGMYRDRIIETRAVVERVHGEGREVAIGLRADIDRWTRDTRFVAGLPPVTALADKAASDSREERSPDPEQRDAFGRSVSSTFRKLFDDNGFYRSIALIRHDADLCEVLRVERGTGSGGVISDVPPGCLTRLASEAVPRVVAKLRPGQTYAMRGSLGGSETGPDQLGYSILSPVFTGESGEYFGFVVIEADLGRAAATRFEDRLRWSRQATIGDDGGDRQLTYVPARQSFLPTLTRATSSLPVEQAPTPQQDGDRSIFEIVLGLDSRNPDAAIRLQFLR from the coding sequence ATGCCCACAGAACACAACGATCTTCATCGACCCGATACCGAAGCGATTCTCGATGCCATCAGCCGGGGCGAATCGCCGACCGGTCTCGATGACGGTGCCGAAATATCGGGCGGGCCGAACGAGACGACGCTGTCCGATGCACGGTTCGACCACGCTTCCGCTTCTCCGGCTGACTCTCAGGACCTGCCCTACGATGCGACATTTGTCGTGCCGCAGCCGGACGAATCGGAGCATCCGGTCTTCGTCCGCAAGCAGGAGCGCGACCTCGCCTTCGCCCTCGCGGCGATTCACTCCGGGGCTTTAGCGGAGAACGAACTCACGCGGGTCATCGATGAATGGACGATTCACGGCAGCGAAACGCTGGCCGAATTCGTCGCCCGGAAAGGCTTGATCGCGGAGGAACGGCGAGATGAAGTCGACGCACTCGCTCAGCAGCGGTTGCAACAGGTGCTCGCGACCCTGCCGGACGACCAATGGGGTATGTCCTCGGGCGAATCGTGCCGCATCAAACTCTCGATGATCGACCCGCGCGGCCGGCTCACGAAATTGCTCGGGATCGCCGCGACCGGAACATGGCTTCTGGAAGACGTCCCACGGGTTCTGTTCGCTCGATACTCCCTGATTCGTAAGCTGGGGCAGGGTGGTCTCGGGACCGTCTGGCTGGCCCGCGATCAGAACCTGCAGCGATACGTTGCCATCAAAGAAATCAATTCGTCCGGCCAACACGACGTCACGGCCCTAGCCCGTTTTCGCCGAGAAGCGGAAATCACCGGCCGACTCGAACACCCCGGCATCGTCCCGATCTATCAGTTCGGTTGGGACGAAGAGACCCGCCGTGTGTTCTACGTGATGCGATTCCTCGGCAAGCAGACATTGCAGGACGCGATCAACGAGTACCACGAACGGCTCGAGTCGGGCGACCAGAATCGGATGTCGATTCACAACCTGCTGACCGCCTTTGTGTCGGTCTGCCAAGCGATCGCACATGCCCATTCCCGAAAAGTCATTCATCGCGATTTGAAACCGGACAACGTCGCGCTCGATTCATTCGGTCAGGTCGTATTGCTCGATTGGGGATTGGCGAAAATCAATGATGAGACCGGCGTGTATGACGGGGCCGGCGAGATCGAGCCGGCCGATATTCACGATTCCGGAACCTCTTTGGCGGCTCAAGTCGTAGGGACGCCCTCCTACATGGCCCCCGAACAGGCGGCCGGCAGGCACGAAGACATTGACGAACGGACCGACGTCTACGGCCTCGGGGCGATTCTCTACACGATATTGACGGGCGTGGCCCCGCACGAAACAACGATCCGCGGGAGCCGCAGCCGATTGACGATCAGCGAACTGCTGACGGCGATCGTGCGCGATCCCACCCCCTCGCCGCGCGACTTCAATCCGTCCCTCCCGCGCGAACTCGACGCGATTTGCCGCAAGGCGATGGCGAAGAAACGGTTCATGCGTTATCCGTCGGCGGTCGCGCTCGCCGAAGACGTTCAACGGTGGATGGCCGGTGAGGCGGTCTCCGCCATCAGCGATGCTCCGTTTCAAAAACTGCGACGCTGGTCGACGGCGAACCGCCGCTCGTCCCAATCTTTGATGGGCGTGCTGACGGTCGCGTTCATTGCGATCATCTGTCTCTCGATGGGGATGTACCGCGATCGCATTATTGAAACCCGCGCGGTTGTCGAACGCGTTCATGGCGAAGGTCGGGAAGTCGCTATCGGTTTGCGAGCCGACATCGATCGATGGACCCGCGATACGCGGTTCGTCGCCGGCTTGCCTCCGGTGACCGCTCTCGCGGACAAAGCTGCTTCCGATAGCCGCGAAGAACGATCACCCGACCCCGAACAGAGGGATGCCTTCGGCCGATCCGTCTCGTCGACCTTTCGCAAGCTGTTTGATGATAATGGTTTCTATCGATCGATCGCGCTCATCCGGCACGATGCCGACCTGTGCGAAGTCCTTCGCGTCGAACGGGGGACCGGTAGTGGCGGCGTCATCAGCGATGTGCCGCCCGGATGTTTGACCCGTCTGGCGTCTGAGGCTGTTCCCCGAGTGGTCGCCAAGCTGAGGCCGGGGCAGACCTACGCGATGAGAGGCAGTTTGGGCGGCTCGGAGACGGGGCCAGATCAACTGGGCTATTCGATTTTGTCACCCGTATTCACTGGCGAAAGCGGCGAGTACTTCGGCTTTGTCGTGATCGAGGCCGATCTCGGGCGAGCGGCGGCGACACGATTTGAAGATCGGTTACGTTGGTCGCGTCAGGCGACGATCGGGGACGACGGCGGCGACCGCCAACTGACTTACGTGCCGGCCCGTCAGTCCTTCCTGCCGACTCTCACGAGGGCGACGAGCAGTCTGCCGGTTGAACAGGCCCCAACGCCTCAGCAGGACGGCGATCGCTCGATCTTCGAAATCGTGCTGGGACTCGATAGCCGCAATCCTGATGCCGCGATCCGCTTGCAATTCTTGCGGTAA
- a CDS encoding arylsulfatase, with translation MPNEICCRARNAPSVCSALFPVKLLGFLCALLAPATILVAAERPNVVIFLADDQGWGDLSVSGNRNLNTPNIDSLARDGATFERFYVCPVCSPTRAEFLTGRYAQRGGVYSTSRGGERLDLDEKTIAQYFQQAGYATGAFGKWHNGLQSPYHPNDRGFSEYYGFCSGHWGSYFDPQLERNGELVAGEGYITDDLTTKAIEFVQRSKGEPFLCYLPYCTPHSPMQVPDQWYEKFDGAEIEMRHLNKSRESLPMTRAALAMCENIDFNVGRMLSKLDELGIADETIVIYFSDNGPNSYRWNGGMKGRKGSVDEGGVRVPFFIRWPGHIDSGLKVDRIAGAIDLLPTLADLCELSMNTDHQIDGRSLKPLLLEENSTWPDRSLVSAWGKRVSIRTQKYRLDNEGRLFDMINDPGQSHDISTGSQGIARQLKSEVEKWKQEVGFSDTNTDRPFSVGYSKSTRLPARDGMPHGKVKRSCHHPNCSFFENWVSDEASISWDIEVAEKGDYQALLDYTCRPDDVGAVLKLAAGSSAVIGQIAEAFDPPLRGAEHDRVKRQESYVKDFERVNLGTLNLPSGQAKLVLSAIKIPGTEAVDVRRVTLVKQD, from the coding sequence ATGCCGAACGAAATTTGCTGCCGCGCTCGAAATGCTCCGAGCGTGTGCTCTGCGTTGTTCCCGGTCAAGCTTCTCGGCTTCCTGTGCGCTCTGCTCGCACCGGCCACAATCTTAGTCGCGGCCGAGCGTCCCAACGTCGTCATTTTCCTCGCCGACGATCAGGGGTGGGGCGATCTGAGCGTGAGCGGCAATCGCAATCTGAACACTCCGAACATCGACTCGCTCGCCCGTGACGGCGCGACCTTCGAGCGCTTCTACGTCTGTCCGGTCTGCTCGCCAACCCGCGCCGAGTTCCTGACCGGCCGCTACGCCCAGCGCGGCGGCGTTTATTCGACGTCGCGGGGCGGAGAGCGGCTCGACCTCGATGAGAAGACGATCGCGCAGTATTTCCAGCAGGCCGGATACGCGACCGGTGCTTTCGGAAAATGGCACAACGGGCTGCAGTCCCCGTATCACCCGAATGATCGCGGATTCAGCGAGTACTACGGTTTCTGCTCCGGTCACTGGGGAAGTTATTTCGACCCGCAGTTGGAACGAAACGGCGAACTCGTTGCTGGCGAGGGATACATCACGGACGACCTGACGACCAAGGCGATCGAATTTGTTCAGCGCAGCAAGGGAGAGCCCTTCCTTTGCTATCTCCCTTATTGCACTCCGCACTCGCCGATGCAGGTGCCCGATCAGTGGTACGAAAAATTCGATGGTGCCGAGATCGAGATGCGTCACCTTAATAAGTCACGCGAGTCGTTACCGATGACCCGAGCCGCGCTGGCAATGTGCGAGAACATCGACTTCAACGTCGGTCGCATGCTCAGCAAACTGGACGAACTCGGAATCGCCGACGAGACGATCGTCATCTACTTCAGCGACAACGGCCCGAACAGCTATCGTTGGAATGGAGGCATGAAGGGCCGCAAAGGCTCCGTCGATGAAGGGGGCGTCCGAGTTCCGTTCTTCATTCGCTGGCCGGGCCATATCGACAGCGGTTTAAAGGTCGATCGCATTGCTGGGGCGATCGATCTACTGCCAACGCTTGCTGATCTGTGCGAACTCTCGATGAATACCGATCACCAAATCGATGGCCGAAGCTTAAAACCGCTGTTGCTGGAAGAAAATTCGACTTGGCCCGACCGTTCCTTGGTTTCGGCATGGGGGAAGCGTGTCAGCATTCGGACGCAGAAGTATCGGCTTGATAACGAAGGCCGACTGTTCGACATGATCAACGACCCCGGACAAAGTCACGATATCTCGACCGGCTCACAAGGAATTGCGCGGCAATTAAAATCAGAGGTCGAGAAATGGAAGCAGGAGGTCGGATTCTCGGACACTAATACCGATCGACCGTTTTCAGTCGGCTATTCGAAGAGCACACGATTGCCGGCCCGAGATGGAATGCCTCACGGGAAGGTAAAGCGGAGCTGCCACCACCCGAATTGTTCCTTCTTCGAAAACTGGGTTTCGGATGAAGCATCGATTTCCTGGGACATCGAAGTTGCTGAAAAAGGAGACTATCAGGCACTACTCGATTACACGTGTCGTCCGGACGACGTCGGGGCCGTATTGAAACTCGCCGCCGGTTCCTCAGCGGTCATCGGTCAGATTGCCGAAGCATTTGATCCGCCGCTGCGCGGGGCGGAGCACGACCGTGTGAAACGGCAGGAATCGTATGTCAAAGACTTTGAGCGGGTGAATCTCGGCACACTAAATTTACCCTCCGGGCAAGCCAAACTTGTTTTAAGTGCTATCAAAATACCGGGGACCGAAGCGGTCGACGTTCGACGTGTGACGCTCGTTAAGCAGGACTAA
- a CDS encoding DUF1559 domain-containing protein gives MKRKGFTLIELLVVIAIIAILIALLLPAVQQAREAARRSQCKNNLKQLGLAIHNYHDNYQQFPAAAYLQLGQGAWGWGTMILPYMDQAPLYDNFNVGTAGPNNTAGSLTVVLPTYRCPSDPGPDLNDSRNLNGGASTLSNYVGANSHAGLLDNAIQARAAIPGGTPNADNNKLSLMFDDTIVTDDGAAAPTGLPIAGLTRGHGMFPYGLYEQFDGTDSDEENSVNSISVSTITDGTSNTIAIGERAYQYDGANGKVNAFAGNAFGPGGVGIVDSTASAAATTSVSNLSDVAACALLTNGAGPNLNADVDATQNSLEAQMGFSSLHVGGAQFVLADGAVKFISENINTLTFSNLVNIKDGQVIGEF, from the coding sequence ATGAAGCGCAAAGGTTTTACACTCATTGAATTGTTGGTGGTGATCGCGATCATCGCCATCTTGATTGCGCTGCTGCTGCCGGCCGTGCAACAGGCCCGCGAAGCTGCCCGCCGCAGCCAGTGCAAAAACAATCTGAAGCAACTCGGCCTGGCGATCCACAACTACCACGATAATTATCAACAGTTCCCGGCCGCTGCATATTTGCAACTTGGCCAAGGCGCATGGGGTTGGGGCACGATGATCCTGCCCTACATGGATCAGGCACCACTTTACGATAACTTCAATGTCGGCACAGCAGGACCGAATAATACTGCCGGTAGCTTGACTGTGGTTTTGCCGACCTATCGCTGCCCGTCCGATCCGGGTCCCGATTTGAATGATTCGCGTAATTTGAACGGCGGAGCGTCGACGCTGTCGAACTACGTTGGAGCAAACAGCCACGCTGGCCTGCTCGACAACGCGATTCAAGCCCGTGCCGCCATTCCGGGTGGCACCCCGAATGCCGACAACAATAAGCTTAGCTTGATGTTCGATGACACGATCGTCACCGACGATGGTGCGGCTGCACCAACGGGCCTACCTATCGCCGGATTGACTCGCGGACATGGCATGTTTCCTTATGGGTTGTATGAGCAATTTGACGGTACCGACAGCGACGAAGAAAACTCGGTGAACTCGATCAGTGTGAGCACCATCACAGACGGTACGAGTAACACGATCGCGATTGGCGAGCGAGCTTATCAGTACGATGGTGCCAACGGCAAAGTTAATGCTTTTGCCGGAAACGCTTTCGGTCCCGGTGGGGTTGGGATTGTCGATTCAACGGCATCCGCAGCGGCAACGACTTCAGTCAGTAATCTCTCTGATGTAGCTGCCTGTGCCCTGCTAACCAACGGTGCTGGCCCGAATCTCAACGCCGACGTCGATGCAACGCAGAATTCTCTTGAGGCACAAATGGGCTTTAGCAGCCTGCATGTGGGCGGTGCCCAATTCGTTCTCGCGGACGGCGCTGTCAAGTTCATTAGCGAGAACATCAACACACTCACATTTTCTAACCTCGTAAACATCAAAGACGGCCAGGTCATCGGCGAATTCTAA
- a CDS encoding RluA family pseudouridine synthase, protein MQNSSISVPEIEIELICVDRPVLAANKPGGLLTEAPLGIASLVSDVKAYLKRIHDKPGNVYLGIPHRLDRPVSGVILFATNSKGAARLSEEFEQRRVIKSYQVCVEGAVEPGEGQWVDWLLKREGTAHVDVVPAGTAKAKEARLSYRVVKVDDGMSLLDINLETGRMHQIRVQCAARGHAVIGDVQYGSTRDLIGPVSDDPRDRPIALHANAIQFRHPVRYDTVTVEAPLPAYWPLPIA, encoded by the coding sequence GTGCAAAACTCGTCCATATCGGTGCCTGAAATCGAAATTGAACTCATCTGCGTTGACCGCCCAGTTCTGGCCGCCAATAAGCCCGGCGGTTTGTTGACGGAAGCGCCGCTAGGAATTGCGAGCCTCGTCTCTGATGTGAAAGCGTATCTCAAACGAATTCACGATAAGCCGGGCAATGTTTACCTAGGGATTCCGCACCGGCTCGATCGGCCGGTTTCCGGGGTCATTTTGTTCGCGACCAATTCCAAAGGGGCGGCTCGGTTGTCGGAAGAGTTCGAGCAGCGTCGGGTCATTAAGTCTTATCAGGTGTGCGTCGAGGGGGCCGTTGAGCCCGGCGAAGGGCAATGGGTCGACTGGTTGCTCAAGCGAGAGGGGACGGCTCACGTCGATGTCGTCCCGGCGGGCACCGCAAAGGCGAAAGAGGCTCGGCTCTCCTATCGCGTGGTCAAAGTTGACGATGGGATGAGCCTGCTCGATATCAACCTCGAAACAGGGCGGATGCATCAAATCCGCGTCCAGTGCGCTGCCCGCGGGCACGCCGTTATTGGCGACGTTCAATACGGTTCGACGCGCGATCTGATCGGGCCTGTTTCCGACGACCCCCGCGATCGGCCGATCGCGCTTCATGCCAACGCGATCCAATTTCGGCATCCGGTGAGATATGACACCGTGACCGTCGAGGCGCCTCTTCCAGCGTACTGGCCGCTGCCGATTGCCTAG